A window of the Halichoerus grypus chromosome 2, mHalGry1.hap1.1, whole genome shotgun sequence genome harbors these coding sequences:
- the LIAT1 gene encoding protein LIAT1, which produces MDCRGGAVASGYGEEGEDDEDDEEEREGGTAGSQGAKLPPIAGSASELNKRKVKKKKKKKKTKGSGKGDADKHQSPGLKSQQLSSSFHHILSPSKDHGPRQEHKQDKGENRPIPPYSSTVSLPHFAEIEENLSNQINESLRWDGILADPEAERERIRIYKLNRRKRYRILALKGFHSDLGGQENPENLPYLPDKESSTEGRQPAPKADRPSHGLEGSLTPRLLRSDLAAALPE; this is translated from the exons ATGGACTGCCGCGGTGGAGCGGTGGCGTCGGGGTACGGCGAAGAGGGCGAGGACGACGAGGACGACGAGGAGGAGCGAGAGGGTGGCACTGCGGGCTCTCAGGGGGCCAAACTGCCCCCCATCGCAGGCAGCGCCTCAGAACTGAACAAACGGaaggtgaagaagaaaaagaagaagaagaagaccaaGGGGTCCGGCAAGGGGGACG CAGATAAACATCAGAGTCCAGGCCTGAAGAGTCAGCAGCTATCCTCATCCTTTCACCACATCTTAAGTCCCAGCAAAGATCATGGCCCCAGGCAAGAGCACAAACAGGACAAAGGTGAAAACAGGCCCATCCCCCCTTACTCCTCCACTGTAAGTCTCCCCCATTTTGCTGAAATAGAAGAGAACCTCTCCAACCAGATCAACGAAAGCCTGCGTTGGGACGGAATTCTCGCAGACCCAGAGGCCGAAAGAGAAAGGATTCGCATATACAAGCTGAACCGGAGGAAGCGGTACCGGATTTTGGCCCTCAAGGGCTTCCACTCTGACCTGGGTGGCCAGGAGAACCCCGAGAACCTGCCGTACCTCCCGGATAAAGAGAGCAGCACCGAGGGCAGGCAGCCCGCGCCGAAAGCCGACCGGCCCAGCCACGGCTTGGAAGGAAGCCTCACGCCCAGGCTGCTGCGCTCTGATCTGGCTGCCGCTCTGCCGGAGTGA